A genomic region of Terriglobia bacterium contains the following coding sequences:
- a CDS encoding sialidase: MALVSVTALLVMGFAQQAAGPRAEVYRQLHWRFIGPEGNRFSAVAGVPGDPNVYYAGAASGGIYKTLDGGVHWRPIFDDQPVSSIGALAVTKSDPNVVWAGTGEASIRSHISVGQGIYKSMDAGNTWALMGLEQTGRIPRIVIDPQNPNVVMACAQGHGYGPQPDRGVFRTTDGGQTWTKVLFVDPNTGCSDIAMDPKNPRLLFAGMWQHEIHTWGRESGGPGGGLFASRDGGVTWKKLTGHGLPARPVGKVVVAIAASNPDRVYALIETGDGVPWKGQPTDSGQVFRSDDGGANWRVVSYDHTAMGRAHYYSRIAVAPDNENETYYLTASYARSIDGGQTLTVLSGSEVPGGDHHDIWIDPTNANRMIVGHDQGLSISINRGRAWFKQRLTNAQMYHVTTDNEIPYNVLGNKQDEPSYRGPSNSRVGAGIPRAMWHSVGGGESGWATPDPTDSNVIWSTASGSGMVGGIVVRFEENRRMFRNVEVWPDQSNGPAEGVKYRFVWDAPFQISPHDHNTLYVGSQYVHRTTDGGQTWQIISPDLTLNDRSRMGSSGGLTPDNIGVEYAGVVYAIAESAKERGLIWIGTNDGLVQLTRDAGKTWTNITKNLPNLPPWGSIRCIAPSRYDAATAYLTVDFHQMNNRDPFVYKTTDYGQTFKAITNGIPKSMLSYAHWIYEDAVRRGLLYLGTENAIYVSFDDGENWQPLQNDLPHAPVYGITVQEHFNDLVIATYGRGFWILDDVTPLQQLTGQVLASDVHLFVPRPAYRFRNITAPSTPYDDPTIGENPRYGASINYYLKGPASEGVTVTIANQKGEVVRQLTGTNTAGLNRIYWDLRYEPTKGIRLRTSPMYAPQVRVGPDGWRPAPGAGALSILAPPGAYTVKLSAGGRELTQPLTVRKDPNSGGTEADIEAQMRMLFDLRNDLNNAADAVNKLEIVRSQIDGLAKLMNDAAIKKAGDDLNQKLVDLEMNLIDLRLTGGQDGVRYGSKLVSKINYLANGLASADFKPTSQQIDVQKVLEDQLRNTLSELDGLINRDLSGFNEMLRKKNIPNIIAKTP; encoded by the coding sequence ATGGCACTTGTCTCGGTCACGGCGCTTCTGGTGATGGGCTTCGCACAGCAGGCCGCAGGTCCGAGAGCCGAGGTATATCGCCAGCTTCATTGGCGATTCATCGGACCCGAAGGTAACCGGTTCAGTGCCGTCGCCGGCGTACCGGGCGATCCCAATGTCTACTACGCCGGCGCGGCCTCGGGCGGCATCTACAAGACCCTCGACGGAGGCGTTCACTGGCGGCCCATCTTCGACGACCAGCCGGTTTCGTCGATCGGCGCCCTTGCGGTGACGAAATCCGACCCCAACGTCGTGTGGGCCGGCACCGGCGAAGCCTCCATCCGCAGCCACATTTCCGTCGGCCAGGGTATCTATAAATCGATGGATGCCGGCAATACGTGGGCGTTGATGGGCCTCGAGCAGACCGGGCGCATCCCCCGCATCGTCATCGATCCCCAGAATCCGAACGTGGTCATGGCGTGTGCGCAGGGCCATGGCTATGGACCGCAACCGGATCGTGGCGTGTTCCGCACGACCGACGGCGGTCAGACCTGGACCAAGGTGCTCTTCGTCGACCCGAACACGGGCTGTTCCGATATCGCCATGGATCCGAAGAACCCACGCCTGCTCTTTGCGGGCATGTGGCAGCACGAAATTCACACCTGGGGCCGCGAGAGCGGCGGGCCGGGTGGCGGCCTGTTCGCGTCCCGAGACGGCGGGGTGACGTGGAAGAAACTCACCGGCCACGGGTTGCCTGCCAGGCCGGTGGGCAAGGTGGTTGTTGCCATCGCCGCCTCGAATCCGGACCGCGTCTACGCCCTCATCGAGACCGGTGACGGCGTGCCGTGGAAGGGGCAGCCGACCGACAGCGGCCAGGTGTTTCGCAGCGACGATGGCGGCGCGAACTGGAGAGTGGTGAGCTACGACCACACGGCCATGGGCCGCGCGCACTATTACTCGCGTATAGCCGTCGCTCCTGACAACGAGAACGAGACCTACTACTTGACGGCGTCCTACGCCAGGTCGATCGATGGTGGCCAGACGCTCACGGTTTTGTCTGGCAGCGAGGTGCCGGGCGGCGACCATCACGACATCTGGATCGATCCGACCAACGCGAACCGCATGATCGTCGGCCACGATCAGGGCTTGTCGATCTCGATCAATCGCGGGCGCGCGTGGTTTAAGCAGCGGCTGACCAATGCGCAGATGTATCACGTCACGACCGACAACGAGATTCCCTACAACGTCCTGGGCAACAAACAGGACGAGCCGTCGTATCGCGGGCCGAGCAACAGCCGCGTGGGGGCGGGCATTCCGCGCGCCATGTGGCACTCCGTGGGCGGCGGCGAGAGCGGCTGGGCGACGCCCGATCCCACCGACTCGAATGTCATCTGGTCGACCGCGTCCGGCTCGGGCATGGTCGGCGGCATCGTCGTGCGCTTCGAGGAGAACCGGCGCATGTTCCGCAACGTCGAGGTCTGGCCCGACCAGTCGAACGGGCCGGCCGAGGGTGTCAAGTACCGTTTCGTGTGGGACGCGCCATTCCAGATCTCGCCGCATGACCATAACACGCTCTACGTCGGCAGCCAGTACGTCCACCGCACGACTGACGGCGGCCAGACCTGGCAGATCATCAGTCCTGATCTCACGCTCAACGACCGGAGCCGGATGGGAAGCTCGGGCGGCCTGACGCCCGACAACATCGGCGTCGAGTACGCCGGCGTCGTCTATGCGATTGCCGAGTCGGCGAAGGAACGCGGGCTCATCTGGATCGGCACCAACGATGGCCTCGTGCAGCTGACGCGCGACGCGGGGAAGACCTGGACGAACATCACCAAAAACCTGCCGAATCTGCCGCCGTGGGGCTCGATCCGCTGCATCGCGCCGTCCCGCTACGACGCGGCCACGGCGTATCTCACCGTCGACTTCCACCAGATGAACAACCGCGATCCGTTCGTCTATAAGACGACCGACTACGGCCAGACCTTCAAGGCCATCACAAACGGCATTCCGAAGAGCATGCTCAGCTACGCGCACTGGATCTACGAGGATGCCGTGCGACGCGGGCTGCTCTACCTGGGTACGGAGAACGCGATCTACGTGTCGTTTGACGACGGCGAAAACTGGCAGCCGCTGCAGAACGACCTGCCGCATGCCCCGGTGTACGGCATTACGGTACAGGAGCATTTCAACGATCTGGTGATCGCGACCTATGGGCGCGGCTTCTGGATTCTGGACGATGTCACGCCGCTGCAACAGCTCACCGGGCAGGTGCTCGCCTCGGACGTCCATTTGTTCGTGCCGCGGCCGGCATACCGGTTCCGGAACATAACGGCGCCCTCGACGCCGTACGACGATCCCACCATCGGCGAGAACCCGCGCTACGGCGCGTCGATCAACTACTATTTGAAAGGTCCGGCGTCGGAGGGCGTCACGGTCACGATCGCGAATCAGAAAGGCGAGGTCGTCCGCCAGCTGACCGGCACAAACACAGCGGGGCTCAATCGCATTTACTGGGATCTGCGCTACGAGCCCACCAAGGGAATCCGTCTTCGTACCAGCCCGATGTACGCACCACAGGTGCGTGTCGGCCCGGACGGGTGGCGGCCGGCGCCCGGCGCAGGCGCGCTCAGCATCCTCGCGCCTCCGGGCGCCTACACCGTGAAGCTCTCGGCCGGCGGGCGCGAGCTGACACAGCCGCTCACGGTGCGCAAGGACCCGAACTCGGGCGGCACCGAGGCAGACATCGAGGCGCAGATGCGCATGCTCTTCGACCTGCGCAACGACCTCAACAATGCGGCAGATGCGGTCAACAAGCTGGAGATCGTGCGCAGCCAGATCGACGGCCTTGCCAAGCTCATGAACGATGCGGCGATCAAGAAGGCGGGTGACGACCTGAACCAGAAGCTCGTCGACCTCGAGATGAATTTGATCGACCTACGCCTCACGGGGGGCCAGGACGGCGTCCGCTACGGGTCCAAGCTTGTTTCGAAGATCAACTACCTGGCCAACGGCCTCGCGAGCGCCGATTTCAAGCCGACCAGCCAGCAGATTGATGTGCAAAAGGTGCTGGAAGACCAGTTGCGCAACACCTTGAGCGAACTCGATGGCCTCATCAACAGGGATCTGTCCGGCTTCAACGAAATGTTGCGCAAAAAGAACATTCCGAACATCATCGCGAAGACGCCGTAG
- a CDS encoding Ig-like domain-containing protein, giving the protein MGVKSKLLWPVAAVCASRSRASAAVILIWTMLWAGLGSPANTAPAPKAAPGVQRSLNVKNLFPAASADHVCPDTPLRITFASPPALGESGKIQVFDTDENRLVDSIDISSRTATQAIGGLENFKYYPVIVSGNEASIHLKNGSLAYNKTYYITIDAGVFRGGADVSAGIDRPTVWRFTTKATAPSAGAARLTVAADGTGDFCTVQGALDFVPEGNTTPTTVLIRRGTYIETIFFTDKHAITLLGEDRKQCVVTYANNANFNNGGGNPFAGSNPNPSAEPRVGGSIYRRGVFLAHRVNDLVIANLTFRNTTPQGGSQAEAIILNGSPGARAILRDVDLYSYQDTLQINGQAYLSNCYIEGDVDFMWGTGPCFFENCVCRSLRSGACYTQIRNPGTNHGYVFLRCVFDGLPGIKDNYLSRIDPVRFPYSEMVLLECILGNAVGPVAWQFQGAPGAPAATASNVHFWEFNSHSADGKPVDVSRRLAGSRQLAHPGDTATIANYSNPAFVLGNDWNPKRANQPIDPRGSPKR; this is encoded by the coding sequence ATGGGTGTGAAATCCAAACTCCTGTGGCCGGTCGCTGCGGTTTGCGCATCCCGGTCCCGGGCCTCAGCCGCCGTCATTCTGATTTGGACGATGCTCTGGGCCGGACTCGGCAGCCCTGCGAATACCGCGCCGGCGCCCAAAGCAGCTCCAGGCGTGCAGCGTTCCCTGAACGTTAAAAACCTGTTTCCGGCGGCCAGCGCCGACCACGTTTGCCCCGACACGCCGCTGCGCATCACTTTCGCCTCCCCGCCTGCGCTCGGAGAAAGCGGGAAGATCCAGGTGTTTGACACTGATGAGAACAGGCTGGTTGACTCGATCGACATCAGTTCGCGCACGGCCACGCAAGCCATTGGCGGGCTGGAAAACTTCAAGTACTATCCCGTGATCGTTTCAGGCAACGAAGCCTCGATTCACCTCAAGAATGGCTCCCTTGCATACAACAAAACCTACTACATCACCATCGACGCGGGCGTGTTTAGAGGCGGCGCGGATGTCTCTGCCGGCATTGACCGGCCGACAGTGTGGCGTTTCACAACCAAAGCAACCGCCCCCTCCGCCGGTGCCGCCAGGCTGACTGTCGCCGCAGACGGCACCGGCGATTTCTGCACCGTACAGGGTGCGCTCGACTTCGTCCCTGAAGGTAACACCACACCGACCACGGTCTTGATCCGCAGGGGCACCTACATCGAAACCATTTTCTTCACCGACAAGCATGCCATTACGCTGCTCGGCGAGGATCGTAAACAATGCGTCGTCACCTACGCGAACAACGCCAATTTCAACAATGGTGGCGGAAACCCGTTCGCAGGCAGCAATCCCAATCCCAGCGCCGAGCCGCGTGTCGGCGGCAGCATTTACCGCCGCGGCGTCTTCCTGGCCCATCGAGTGAACGATCTCGTCATCGCCAATCTAACCTTCCGCAACACCACGCCGCAGGGCGGGTCGCAAGCGGAGGCCATCATCCTCAACGGCTCTCCCGGCGCCCGCGCGATCCTCAGAGACGTGGATCTCTACAGCTACCAGGATACGCTTCAGATCAACGGTCAGGCTTACCTCAGCAACTGCTACATCGAAGGCGATGTGGACTTCATGTGGGGCACGGGCCCGTGCTTTTTTGAAAACTGCGTATGCCGCTCGCTCCGCTCCGGCGCATGCTACACGCAAATCCGCAATCCGGGCACGAATCACGGCTATGTATTCCTGCGCTGCGTGTTTGACGGCCTGCCGGGCATCAAGGACAACTATCTGTCGCGGATCGATCCGGTGCGCTTCCCCTACAGCGAAATGGTTCTGCTTGAGTGTATCCTCGGAAATGCAGTCGGTCCGGTCGCATGGCAGTTCCAGGGCGCGCCGGGTGCCCCTGCCGCTACTGCATCCAATGTGCATTTTTGGGAATTCAACAGCCATTCCGCCGACGGCAAACCGGTCGACGTGAGCCGGCGCCTCGCCGGCTCTCGGCAGTTGGCGCATCCCGGCGATACTGCCACTATCGCCAATTACAGCAACCCTGCCTTTGTGCTCGGCAATGACTGGAATCCGAAGCGCGCGAATCAGCCAATCGATCCCAGGGGCAGCCCGAAACGCTGA
- a CDS encoding Gfo/Idh/MocA family oxidoreductase, which translates to MRARLRWGILGTGNIARQFALAMAHSRRGELAAVGSRASSSASAFAVANHVPRACGSYEAVLADLGIDAVYIPLPNSMHHEWTIRALRAGKHVLCEKPIAANREEAAEMFDVARRTGRVLIEAFMYRAHPLTAAWLQQVRGGTIGRPLLVRSSFCFCARHREGNIRFDPAMAGGALMDVGCYCINLSRLIAGAEPVSVTASAKLSQAGIDEITAGALRFADGMVATFTCGLTVHADNAASICGSLGYIEVPIPWKPPLKEAVFVRSSSVPAMMDVGNKLESAPVPGSSPQQVITVDSSGPPLALEADNLAAVVFEGAAAVVSEADSLGNMAVLDKLRRCAGLEY; encoded by the coding sequence ATGAGGGCGAGACTGCGCTGGGGCATCCTCGGCACGGGCAACATCGCACGGCAGTTTGCGCTGGCAATGGCGCATTCTCGGCGCGGCGAGCTGGCGGCAGTGGGCTCGCGGGCGTCATCCTCGGCGAGCGCCTTTGCCGTGGCGAACCATGTGCCCCGGGCCTGTGGCTCGTACGAGGCCGTGCTGGCCGATCTCGGCATCGATGCCGTCTACATTCCGCTGCCCAACTCGATGCACCACGAGTGGACCATCAGGGCCTTGCGGGCAGGCAAACACGTGCTGTGCGAGAAGCCTATCGCCGCAAATCGCGAGGAGGCCGCGGAGATGTTTGACGTGGCGCGAAGGACCGGGCGGGTGCTGATCGAAGCCTTCATGTACCGGGCACACCCGTTGACCGCTGCGTGGCTCCAGCAGGTGCGAGGCGGCACGATCGGCCGGCCGCTCCTGGTCCGTTCGAGCTTTTGTTTCTGTGCCCGCCACCGGGAGGGAAACATCCGCTTCGACCCCGCCATGGCGGGGGGTGCGTTGATGGACGTGGGCTGCTACTGCATCAATCTCTCGCGCTTGATCGCCGGCGCCGAGCCGGTGTCTGTAACGGCGAGCGCGAAACTGTCCCAGGCGGGGATCGACGAGATAACGGCGGGTGCCCTCCGTTTCGCCGACGGGATGGTTGCCACCTTCACCTGCGGATTGACGGTGCACGCGGACAACGCCGCATCGATCTGCGGCTCCCTTGGTTACATCGAGGTGCCGATTCCGTGGAAGCCGCCGCTCAAGGAAGCGGTTTTCGTGCGGTCGAGTTCCGTGCCTGCCATGATGGATGTGGGGAACAAACTGGAATCCGCCCCGGTGCCGGGATCCAGTCCCCAGCAGGTGATCACGGTGGATTCTTCCGGGCCACCGCTCGCGCTGGAGGCCGACAACCTGGCTGCAGTCGTCTTTGAAGGGGCAGCGGCCGTAGTGTCCGAAGCCGACTCGCTGGGCAATATGGCCGTGCTCGACAAACTGCGCCGCTGCGCCGGTCTGGAATATTAG
- a CDS encoding M20/M25/M40 family metallo-hydrolase, translating into MRRQALTLISLLFLANLFPAMAQQSWFSEALVQRRETQQAFLYIDQNQNKQVEEWIKITEIPAPSGHELQRALYIESEMKKAGLDEVYRDAAGNVVGRLKGTNAGPTVVFAAHMDTVHPIDTPLKVRREGDTLLAPGVFDNSASCSDMLQAIRAIKYAQARFKGTLVFVATVQEEVGLKGMRAFLNENRGKVDLLVAVDGGLGTISYGALGIHWIKFFYTGEGAHTNTSRGKPNPNRAVARAILAISQISLPEPDSESTAVINIGIIGGGKVINAISQESFFTVDLRSTDPVLLGDLDARVTQLAQQAAGEEKVGFRKEVLSENPAGGTASQLRDRRNHPIVQTGIDVVSYLLKKDYPSVKASAVASGSTDGNIGVEMGIPTIAVGRTFGKDQHTLQESAEIKPLFIGTKQLLLLAFALGQLKED; encoded by the coding sequence ATGCGTCGGCAGGCATTGACCCTGATTTCCCTTTTGTTTCTGGCAAACCTCTTCCCAGCCATGGCTCAGCAGTCGTGGTTTTCTGAGGCCCTGGTCCAGAGACGGGAGACACAGCAAGCGTTCCTGTACATCGATCAAAATCAGAACAAGCAAGTCGAGGAATGGATCAAGATCACCGAAATCCCCGCTCCCTCCGGCCACGAACTCCAACGGGCACTGTATATTGAATCGGAGATGAAGAAAGCCGGCCTGGATGAAGTCTACCGCGACGCGGCCGGCAATGTGGTGGGGCGGCTGAAGGGGACCAATGCCGGACCCACGGTGGTCTTCGCAGCCCACATGGACACGGTCCATCCGATCGATACTCCGCTCAAGGTCCGCCGCGAGGGAGACACGCTTTTGGCTCCCGGAGTCTTCGACAACAGCGCCAGCTGCAGCGACATGCTGCAGGCAATTCGGGCCATCAAGTATGCGCAGGCGCGCTTCAAGGGCACCCTGGTTTTTGTCGCAACCGTGCAGGAAGAAGTGGGGCTGAAGGGAATGCGTGCTTTTCTCAACGAAAATCGTGGCAAGGTCGACCTGCTGGTAGCGGTCGACGGTGGCCTGGGGACCATTTCCTACGGTGCATTGGGAATTCACTGGATCAAGTTCTTCTACACCGGTGAAGGGGCGCATACCAACACCAGCCGGGGCAAGCCCAACCCGAATCGCGCCGTCGCCCGGGCCATACTTGCCATTTCTCAAATCTCACTTCCGGAGCCCGATTCGGAATCGACCGCCGTGATCAACATCGGCATCATCGGAGGAGGGAAGGTGATCAATGCCATTTCTCAGGAATCTTTCTTCACCGTAGATCTGCGCTCGACTGACCCTGTCCTGCTCGGGGACTTGGACGCAAGAGTCACGCAGCTGGCACAACAGGCAGCTGGGGAGGAGAAGGTGGGATTTCGCAAGGAGGTGCTCTCGGAAAATCCTGCCGGGGGAACCGCGTCGCAACTCAGGGATCGGCGCAATCATCCGATCGTGCAGACCGGCATCGATGTCGTGAGCTATTTGCTAAAGAAGGACTATCCAAGCGTCAAGGCGAGTGCGGTCGCATCCGGGTCGACGGACGGAAACATCGGAGTGGAAATGGGGATCCCGACCATTGCCGTCGGCCGGACTTTCGGCAAGGACCAACACACCCTGCAGGAATCGGCCGAGATCAAGCCGCTCTTCATTGGAACCAAACAGCTCCTGCTGCTGGCCTTCGCTCTGGGCCAGTTGAAAGAGGACTGA
- a CDS encoding esterase, with translation MATRNLLCHGITAAAILIASLAAAAGSAQERGTQPRAQSGAATPAPGRGAAQQAPMVVSPEVLQDRRIVFRILAPQGENVGLRGSDIPGLSGGGPGGQLMTKGGNGVWEITIGPIEPGAYRYNFSVNGVSVIDPRNPSTSESNNNTWSLVYVPGSDFMDTMNVPHGAVASVHYYSTALQRTRRMHIYTPPGYEAGRGKYPVFYLLHGAGDCDDSWTSVGRAGFILDNLIATKKVKPMVVVMPAGHTSSSTFGSRSPAAPPAPAGGNTPQAAPRDEFLDDFVGDIMPFVEKNYRVLADRSHRAIAGLSMGGSQTLNISFKHLDKFAYIGVFSSGIMGGGLGAARGATPPAAPPGGGWEQLHLAVLDNPNLKRGLKVIWFSTGVDDRLITTSRSTVDLLKKHGFNPIFKESAGAHTWINWRNYLDEFAQQLFR, from the coding sequence ATGGCGACTCGTAATCTTCTGTGCCATGGAATCACGGCCGCCGCGATTCTGATCGCGTCGCTGGCGGCCGCAGCCGGATCAGCTCAAGAGAGGGGAACGCAGCCGCGCGCACAATCGGGGGCGGCCACGCCGGCACCGGGGCGTGGGGCAGCGCAGCAAGCCCCTATGGTGGTTTCGCCCGAAGTCCTGCAGGACCGGCGCATTGTATTTCGTATTCTCGCGCCGCAGGGGGAGAATGTGGGGCTCCGTGGCAGCGATATTCCCGGACTTTCCGGGGGCGGGCCCGGCGGCCAGCTGATGACGAAGGGGGGAAACGGGGTTTGGGAGATCACCATCGGACCGATCGAACCGGGCGCGTACCGCTATAACTTCTCGGTGAACGGCGTATCGGTGATTGATCCCCGCAACCCTTCGACCAGCGAATCCAACAACAACACCTGGAGCCTGGTCTACGTGCCGGGTTCAGACTTCATGGACACGATGAACGTGCCGCACGGTGCCGTGGCATCGGTTCATTATTATTCGACTGCGCTCCAGAGGACACGCCGCATGCACATTTACACTCCGCCGGGGTACGAAGCGGGGCGAGGAAAATACCCGGTGTTTTACCTGCTCCACGGTGCCGGCGACTGCGACGATTCCTGGACATCAGTCGGCCGCGCCGGTTTCATTCTGGACAACCTGATCGCGACCAAAAAGGTCAAGCCGATGGTTGTCGTGATGCCCGCCGGGCATACCAGCTCTTCGACGTTCGGGTCCAGATCCCCGGCTGCGCCCCCCGCTCCAGCGGGCGGAAACACTCCGCAGGCCGCGCCGCGCGATGAGTTCCTGGATGATTTCGTGGGCGACATCATGCCGTTCGTAGAGAAGAATTATCGCGTCCTGGCCGACCGCTCGCACCGTGCGATTGCGGGGCTTTCGATGGGCGGGAGCCAGACGCTTAATATCTCGTTCAAGCATCTCGACAAGTTCGCATACATTGGCGTCTTCAGTTCCGGAATCATGGGAGGAGGGCTTGGGGCGGCCCGAGGGGCGACGCCTCCCGCAGCACCCCCTGGCGGTGGATGGGAACAACTGCACCTGGCGGTGCTTGACAATCCCAACCTGAAAAGGGGCCTGAAGGTGATCTGGTTCAGCACAGGAGTGGATGATCGATTGATCACCACCTCCAGGAGCACGGTGGATCTGCTCAAGAAGCATGGTTTCAATCCGATCTTCAAGGAGAGCGCGGGCGCACATACCTGGATCAACTGGCGTAACTACCTGGACGAGTTCGCGCAGCAGCTGTTCCGGTAG